In Deltaproteobacteria bacterium, a genomic segment contains:
- a CDS encoding dienelactone hydrolase family protein, whose translation MSQRIFLHGLESSNQSTKAVFFRERYPDMLIPNFQGPFRARMERLEEILAGRSDLVITGSSYGGLMGAVFAMENEERVKRLVLLAPAINLPEFEAYRTRTIDIPVRIFHGRKDPVIPIAQIEPIARKCFRDLEFHPVEDDHFLHRTFKTLDWDRLLA comes from the coding sequence AAGGATCTTCCTGCACGGACTGGAAAGCAGCAACCAGAGCACCAAGGCCGTCTTCTTCCGGGAGAGATACCCGGACATGTTGATCCCCAACTTCCAGGGCCCCTTCCGGGCCCGAATGGAAAGGCTGGAGGAGATTCTCGCCGGCCGATCGGACCTCGTCATCACGGGGTCGAGTTACGGGGGCCTCATGGGGGCAGTATTCGCCATGGAAAACGAAGAAAGGGTGAAACGACTCGTTCTCCTGGCCCCTGCTATCAACCTCCCGGAATTCGAGGCCTACCGAACGCGGACCATCGATATCCCTGTGCGGATCTTCCACGGCCGAAAAGACCCGGTCATTCCGATCGCGCAGATCGAACCCATCGCCAGGAAATGTTTCAGGGACCTTGAATTCCACCCGGTCGAGGATGACCACTTCCTCCACCGGACCTTCAAGACCCTGGATTGGGACCGTCTCCTGGCCTAA